A region from the Acipenser ruthenus chromosome 13, fAciRut3.2 maternal haplotype, whole genome shotgun sequence genome encodes:
- the LOC117418490 gene encoding E3 ubiquitin-protein ligase TRAF7 isoform X1 has product MSSSKIPRYNRYSGGATAGVSVLATENTNGHTRMETTFGTTFSTVTTVTKAEGTNTFKQHRRTPSCSSTMTYSPRDEDDVMPPIGTPRRSDSAISVRSLHSDSNMSLRSTFSLHEEEEEAEPVVFAEQPSVKLCCQLCCVVFKDPVITTCGHTFCRRCALNSEKCPVDNAKLTVVVNNIAVAEQIGELFIHCKCGCRPASSGKPAAFEVDPRGCPFTIKLSARKDHEASCDYRPVRCPNNPNCPPLLKMNLEAHLKECEHIKCPHSKYGCTFIGNQDTYETHLEMCKFEGLKEFLQQTDDRFHEMQLALAQKDQDIAFLRSMLGKLSEKLDQLEKNLELKFDVLDENQSKLSEDLMEFRRDASMLNDELSHINARLNMGILGSYDPQQIFKCKGTFVGHQGPVWCLCVYSTGDLLFSGSSDKTIKVWDTCTTYKCQKTLEGHDGIVLALCIQGNKLYSGSADCTIIVWDIQTLQKVNTIRAHDNPVCTLVSSNSMLFSGSLKAIKVWDILGTELKLKKELTGLNHWVRALVASQNYLYSGSYQTIKIWDIRTLECVHVLQTSGGSVYSIAVTNHHIVCGTYENLIHVWDIESKEQVRTLTGHVGTVYALAVISTPDQTKVFSASYDRSLRVWSMDNMICTQTLLRHQGSVTALAVSRGRLFSGAVDSTVKVWTC; this is encoded by the exons ATGAGCTCAAGTAAGATCCCTCGCTACAACAGGTACTCTGGAGGAGCAACAGCAGGGGTCAGTGTCCTTGCCACAGAAAACACCAACGGG cATACTAGAATGGAGACTACTTTTGGAACCACATTTTCAACAGTTACCACTGTTACTAAAG CTGAAGGAACAAACACTTTCAAACAGCATCGCAGGACCCCTTCTTGCTCAAGCACCATGACCTACTCGCCCAGGGACGAGGATGATGTCATG CCTCCCATCGGCACACCCCGCAGATCTGACTCTGCAATCTCAGTCCGTTCCCTGCACTCGGATTCCAACATGTCTCTGCGCTCCACTTTTTCTTTgcatgaagaggaggaggaggcg GAGCCTGTGGTTTTTGCTGAACAGCCCTCTGTGAAACTCTGCTGCCAGCTCTGCTGTGTTGTTTTCAAGGATCCTGTTATAACAACCTGTGGG CACACATTCTGTAGAAGATGCGCCTTAAATTCTG AAAAGTGCCCTGTGGACAATGCAAAGCTCACAGTGGTGGTGAATAACATTGCTGTGGCTGAGCAGATTGGGGAGCTCTTTATTCACTGTAAATGTGGCTGCCGACCCGCCTCCAGTGGCAAGCCAGCGGCCTTTGAAGTGGACCCGCGTGGCTGCCCCTTCACCATCAAACTCAGTGCCAGAAA AGACCATGAAGCAAGCTGTGACTACAGGCCGGTTCGCTGTCCCAACAACCCCAACTGCCCCCCCCTCCTGAAGATGAACCTGGAGGCCCACCTCAAAGAGTGTGAACACATCAAGTGCCCCCACTCCAAATACGG cTGTACATTTATAGGTAACCAGGACACATATGAGACGCACCTGGAGATGTGTAAGTTTGAGGGTCTGAAGGAGTTCCTCCAGCAGACGGACGATCGTTTTCACGAGATGCAGTTGGCACTGGCACAGAAAGACCAGGATATTGCCTTCCTGCGCTCCATGCTGGGCAAACTCTCAGAGAAACTGGACCAGCTGGAGAAGAACCTGGAGCTCAAGTTTG ATGTGTTGGACGAAAACCAAAGCAAACTGAGTGAGGACCTCATGGAGTTCCGGAGGGATGCATCAATGCTCAAT GATGAGCTTTCCCACATCAATGCCAGGTTGAATATGGGAATCCTTGGAT CCTATGATCCTCAGCAGATCTTCAAGTGTAAGGGTACCTTTGTTGGCCACCAGGGTCCTGTCTGGTGCCTTTGTGTTTACTCAACCGGGGACCTGTTATTCAGCGGCTCCTCAGATAAAACGATTAAG GTGTGGGACACCTGCACTACATACAAGTGCCAGAAGACCCTGGAGGGACACGATGGGATCGTGCTGGCTCTCTGTATTCAAGG GAACAAGTTGTACAGTGGATCTGCAGACTGTACTATAATT gtttgggATATACAGACATTACAGAAAGTGAACACTATTCGAGCACATGACAATCCTGTGTGCACGCTGGTTTCATCAAACAGTATGCTCTTCAGTGGATCTCTCAAAGCGATCAAG GTGTGGGATATCCTGGGCACTGAGTTGAAGCTGAAGAAGGAATTGACTGGTCTCAACCACTGGGTCCGAGCACTGGTCGCCTCTCAGAACTACCTGTACAGTGGGTCATATCAGACAATCAAG ATCTGGGATATCCGCACTCTGGAGTGTGTCCATGTGCTGCAGACCTCAGGTGGGAGTGTCTACTCCATTGCAGTGACCAATCACCACATCGTCTGTGGCACCTATGAAAATCTTATCCAT GTGTGGGATATTGAATCGAAGGAGCAGGTACGGACTCTGACTGGCCACGTGGGCACGGTGTATGCACTGGCTGTTATCTCCACTCCAGATCAAACCAAAGTGTTCAGTGCGTCCTACGACAGATCTCTCAGG GTGTGGAGTATGGATAATATGATCTGCACCCAGACTCTTCTGAGGCACCAGGGCAGTGTGACTGCTCTCGCCGTGTC
- the LOC117418490 gene encoding E3 ubiquitin-protein ligase TRAF7 isoform X2 — protein sequence METTFGTTFSTVTTVTKAEGTNTFKQHRRTPSCSSTMTYSPRDEDDVMPPIGTPRRSDSAISVRSLHSDSNMSLRSTFSLHEEEEEAEPVVFAEQPSVKLCCQLCCVVFKDPVITTCGHTFCRRCALNSEKCPVDNAKLTVVVNNIAVAEQIGELFIHCKCGCRPASSGKPAAFEVDPRGCPFTIKLSARKDHEASCDYRPVRCPNNPNCPPLLKMNLEAHLKECEHIKCPHSKYGCTFIGNQDTYETHLEMCKFEGLKEFLQQTDDRFHEMQLALAQKDQDIAFLRSMLGKLSEKLDQLEKNLELKFDVLDENQSKLSEDLMEFRRDASMLNDELSHINARLNMGILGSYDPQQIFKCKGTFVGHQGPVWCLCVYSTGDLLFSGSSDKTIKVWDTCTTYKCQKTLEGHDGIVLALCIQGNKLYSGSADCTIIVWDIQTLQKVNTIRAHDNPVCTLVSSNSMLFSGSLKAIKVWDILGTELKLKKELTGLNHWVRALVASQNYLYSGSYQTIKIWDIRTLECVHVLQTSGGSVYSIAVTNHHIVCGTYENLIHVWDIESKEQVRTLTGHVGTVYALAVISTPDQTKVFSASYDRSLRVWSMDNMICTQTLLRHQGSVTALAVSRGRLFSGAVDSTVKVWTC from the exons ATGGAGACTACTTTTGGAACCACATTTTCAACAGTTACCACTGTTACTAAAG CTGAAGGAACAAACACTTTCAAACAGCATCGCAGGACCCCTTCTTGCTCAAGCACCATGACCTACTCGCCCAGGGACGAGGATGATGTCATG CCTCCCATCGGCACACCCCGCAGATCTGACTCTGCAATCTCAGTCCGTTCCCTGCACTCGGATTCCAACATGTCTCTGCGCTCCACTTTTTCTTTgcatgaagaggaggaggaggcg GAGCCTGTGGTTTTTGCTGAACAGCCCTCTGTGAAACTCTGCTGCCAGCTCTGCTGTGTTGTTTTCAAGGATCCTGTTATAACAACCTGTGGG CACACATTCTGTAGAAGATGCGCCTTAAATTCTG AAAAGTGCCCTGTGGACAATGCAAAGCTCACAGTGGTGGTGAATAACATTGCTGTGGCTGAGCAGATTGGGGAGCTCTTTATTCACTGTAAATGTGGCTGCCGACCCGCCTCCAGTGGCAAGCCAGCGGCCTTTGAAGTGGACCCGCGTGGCTGCCCCTTCACCATCAAACTCAGTGCCAGAAA AGACCATGAAGCAAGCTGTGACTACAGGCCGGTTCGCTGTCCCAACAACCCCAACTGCCCCCCCCTCCTGAAGATGAACCTGGAGGCCCACCTCAAAGAGTGTGAACACATCAAGTGCCCCCACTCCAAATACGG cTGTACATTTATAGGTAACCAGGACACATATGAGACGCACCTGGAGATGTGTAAGTTTGAGGGTCTGAAGGAGTTCCTCCAGCAGACGGACGATCGTTTTCACGAGATGCAGTTGGCACTGGCACAGAAAGACCAGGATATTGCCTTCCTGCGCTCCATGCTGGGCAAACTCTCAGAGAAACTGGACCAGCTGGAGAAGAACCTGGAGCTCAAGTTTG ATGTGTTGGACGAAAACCAAAGCAAACTGAGTGAGGACCTCATGGAGTTCCGGAGGGATGCATCAATGCTCAAT GATGAGCTTTCCCACATCAATGCCAGGTTGAATATGGGAATCCTTGGAT CCTATGATCCTCAGCAGATCTTCAAGTGTAAGGGTACCTTTGTTGGCCACCAGGGTCCTGTCTGGTGCCTTTGTGTTTACTCAACCGGGGACCTGTTATTCAGCGGCTCCTCAGATAAAACGATTAAG GTGTGGGACACCTGCACTACATACAAGTGCCAGAAGACCCTGGAGGGACACGATGGGATCGTGCTGGCTCTCTGTATTCAAGG GAACAAGTTGTACAGTGGATCTGCAGACTGTACTATAATT gtttgggATATACAGACATTACAGAAAGTGAACACTATTCGAGCACATGACAATCCTGTGTGCACGCTGGTTTCATCAAACAGTATGCTCTTCAGTGGATCTCTCAAAGCGATCAAG GTGTGGGATATCCTGGGCACTGAGTTGAAGCTGAAGAAGGAATTGACTGGTCTCAACCACTGGGTCCGAGCACTGGTCGCCTCTCAGAACTACCTGTACAGTGGGTCATATCAGACAATCAAG ATCTGGGATATCCGCACTCTGGAGTGTGTCCATGTGCTGCAGACCTCAGGTGGGAGTGTCTACTCCATTGCAGTGACCAATCACCACATCGTCTGTGGCACCTATGAAAATCTTATCCAT GTGTGGGATATTGAATCGAAGGAGCAGGTACGGACTCTGACTGGCCACGTGGGCACGGTGTATGCACTGGCTGTTATCTCCACTCCAGATCAAACCAAAGTGTTCAGTGCGTCCTACGACAGATCTCTCAGG GTGTGGAGTATGGATAATATGATCTGCACCCAGACTCTTCTGAGGCACCAGGGCAGTGTGACTGCTCTCGCCGTGTC
- the LOC117418490 gene encoding E3 ubiquitin-protein ligase TRAF7 isoform X3, with protein MTYSPRDEDDVMPPIGTPRRSDSAISVRSLHSDSNMSLRSTFSLHEEEEEAEPVVFAEQPSVKLCCQLCCVVFKDPVITTCGHTFCRRCALNSEKCPVDNAKLTVVVNNIAVAEQIGELFIHCKCGCRPASSGKPAAFEVDPRGCPFTIKLSARKDHEASCDYRPVRCPNNPNCPPLLKMNLEAHLKECEHIKCPHSKYGCTFIGNQDTYETHLEMCKFEGLKEFLQQTDDRFHEMQLALAQKDQDIAFLRSMLGKLSEKLDQLEKNLELKFDVLDENQSKLSEDLMEFRRDASMLNDELSHINARLNMGILGSYDPQQIFKCKGTFVGHQGPVWCLCVYSTGDLLFSGSSDKTIKVWDTCTTYKCQKTLEGHDGIVLALCIQGNKLYSGSADCTIIVWDIQTLQKVNTIRAHDNPVCTLVSSNSMLFSGSLKAIKVWDILGTELKLKKELTGLNHWVRALVASQNYLYSGSYQTIKIWDIRTLECVHVLQTSGGSVYSIAVTNHHIVCGTYENLIHVWDIESKEQVRTLTGHVGTVYALAVISTPDQTKVFSASYDRSLRVWSMDNMICTQTLLRHQGSVTALAVSRGRLFSGAVDSTVKVWTC; from the exons ATGACCTACTCGCCCAGGGACGAGGATGATGTCATG CCTCCCATCGGCACACCCCGCAGATCTGACTCTGCAATCTCAGTCCGTTCCCTGCACTCGGATTCCAACATGTCTCTGCGCTCCACTTTTTCTTTgcatgaagaggaggaggaggcg GAGCCTGTGGTTTTTGCTGAACAGCCCTCTGTGAAACTCTGCTGCCAGCTCTGCTGTGTTGTTTTCAAGGATCCTGTTATAACAACCTGTGGG CACACATTCTGTAGAAGATGCGCCTTAAATTCTG AAAAGTGCCCTGTGGACAATGCAAAGCTCACAGTGGTGGTGAATAACATTGCTGTGGCTGAGCAGATTGGGGAGCTCTTTATTCACTGTAAATGTGGCTGCCGACCCGCCTCCAGTGGCAAGCCAGCGGCCTTTGAAGTGGACCCGCGTGGCTGCCCCTTCACCATCAAACTCAGTGCCAGAAA AGACCATGAAGCAAGCTGTGACTACAGGCCGGTTCGCTGTCCCAACAACCCCAACTGCCCCCCCCTCCTGAAGATGAACCTGGAGGCCCACCTCAAAGAGTGTGAACACATCAAGTGCCCCCACTCCAAATACGG cTGTACATTTATAGGTAACCAGGACACATATGAGACGCACCTGGAGATGTGTAAGTTTGAGGGTCTGAAGGAGTTCCTCCAGCAGACGGACGATCGTTTTCACGAGATGCAGTTGGCACTGGCACAGAAAGACCAGGATATTGCCTTCCTGCGCTCCATGCTGGGCAAACTCTCAGAGAAACTGGACCAGCTGGAGAAGAACCTGGAGCTCAAGTTTG ATGTGTTGGACGAAAACCAAAGCAAACTGAGTGAGGACCTCATGGAGTTCCGGAGGGATGCATCAATGCTCAAT GATGAGCTTTCCCACATCAATGCCAGGTTGAATATGGGAATCCTTGGAT CCTATGATCCTCAGCAGATCTTCAAGTGTAAGGGTACCTTTGTTGGCCACCAGGGTCCTGTCTGGTGCCTTTGTGTTTACTCAACCGGGGACCTGTTATTCAGCGGCTCCTCAGATAAAACGATTAAG GTGTGGGACACCTGCACTACATACAAGTGCCAGAAGACCCTGGAGGGACACGATGGGATCGTGCTGGCTCTCTGTATTCAAGG GAACAAGTTGTACAGTGGATCTGCAGACTGTACTATAATT gtttgggATATACAGACATTACAGAAAGTGAACACTATTCGAGCACATGACAATCCTGTGTGCACGCTGGTTTCATCAAACAGTATGCTCTTCAGTGGATCTCTCAAAGCGATCAAG GTGTGGGATATCCTGGGCACTGAGTTGAAGCTGAAGAAGGAATTGACTGGTCTCAACCACTGGGTCCGAGCACTGGTCGCCTCTCAGAACTACCTGTACAGTGGGTCATATCAGACAATCAAG ATCTGGGATATCCGCACTCTGGAGTGTGTCCATGTGCTGCAGACCTCAGGTGGGAGTGTCTACTCCATTGCAGTGACCAATCACCACATCGTCTGTGGCACCTATGAAAATCTTATCCAT GTGTGGGATATTGAATCGAAGGAGCAGGTACGGACTCTGACTGGCCACGTGGGCACGGTGTATGCACTGGCTGTTATCTCCACTCCAGATCAAACCAAAGTGTTCAGTGCGTCCTACGACAGATCTCTCAGG GTGTGGAGTATGGATAATATGATCTGCACCCAGACTCTTCTGAGGCACCAGGGCAGTGTGACTGCTCTCGCCGTGTC
- the LOC117418490 gene encoding E3 ubiquitin-protein ligase TRAF7 isoform X4, with translation MSLRSTFSLHEEEEEAEPVVFAEQPSVKLCCQLCCVVFKDPVITTCGHTFCRRCALNSEKCPVDNAKLTVVVNNIAVAEQIGELFIHCKCGCRPASSGKPAAFEVDPRGCPFTIKLSARKDHEASCDYRPVRCPNNPNCPPLLKMNLEAHLKECEHIKCPHSKYGCTFIGNQDTYETHLEMCKFEGLKEFLQQTDDRFHEMQLALAQKDQDIAFLRSMLGKLSEKLDQLEKNLELKFDVLDENQSKLSEDLMEFRRDASMLNDELSHINARLNMGILGSYDPQQIFKCKGTFVGHQGPVWCLCVYSTGDLLFSGSSDKTIKVWDTCTTYKCQKTLEGHDGIVLALCIQGNKLYSGSADCTIIVWDIQTLQKVNTIRAHDNPVCTLVSSNSMLFSGSLKAIKVWDILGTELKLKKELTGLNHWVRALVASQNYLYSGSYQTIKIWDIRTLECVHVLQTSGGSVYSIAVTNHHIVCGTYENLIHVWDIESKEQVRTLTGHVGTVYALAVISTPDQTKVFSASYDRSLRVWSMDNMICTQTLLRHQGSVTALAVSRGRLFSGAVDSTVKVWTC, from the exons ATGTCTCTGCGCTCCACTTTTTCTTTgcatgaagaggaggaggaggcg GAGCCTGTGGTTTTTGCTGAACAGCCCTCTGTGAAACTCTGCTGCCAGCTCTGCTGTGTTGTTTTCAAGGATCCTGTTATAACAACCTGTGGG CACACATTCTGTAGAAGATGCGCCTTAAATTCTG AAAAGTGCCCTGTGGACAATGCAAAGCTCACAGTGGTGGTGAATAACATTGCTGTGGCTGAGCAGATTGGGGAGCTCTTTATTCACTGTAAATGTGGCTGCCGACCCGCCTCCAGTGGCAAGCCAGCGGCCTTTGAAGTGGACCCGCGTGGCTGCCCCTTCACCATCAAACTCAGTGCCAGAAA AGACCATGAAGCAAGCTGTGACTACAGGCCGGTTCGCTGTCCCAACAACCCCAACTGCCCCCCCCTCCTGAAGATGAACCTGGAGGCCCACCTCAAAGAGTGTGAACACATCAAGTGCCCCCACTCCAAATACGG cTGTACATTTATAGGTAACCAGGACACATATGAGACGCACCTGGAGATGTGTAAGTTTGAGGGTCTGAAGGAGTTCCTCCAGCAGACGGACGATCGTTTTCACGAGATGCAGTTGGCACTGGCACAGAAAGACCAGGATATTGCCTTCCTGCGCTCCATGCTGGGCAAACTCTCAGAGAAACTGGACCAGCTGGAGAAGAACCTGGAGCTCAAGTTTG ATGTGTTGGACGAAAACCAAAGCAAACTGAGTGAGGACCTCATGGAGTTCCGGAGGGATGCATCAATGCTCAAT GATGAGCTTTCCCACATCAATGCCAGGTTGAATATGGGAATCCTTGGAT CCTATGATCCTCAGCAGATCTTCAAGTGTAAGGGTACCTTTGTTGGCCACCAGGGTCCTGTCTGGTGCCTTTGTGTTTACTCAACCGGGGACCTGTTATTCAGCGGCTCCTCAGATAAAACGATTAAG GTGTGGGACACCTGCACTACATACAAGTGCCAGAAGACCCTGGAGGGACACGATGGGATCGTGCTGGCTCTCTGTATTCAAGG GAACAAGTTGTACAGTGGATCTGCAGACTGTACTATAATT gtttgggATATACAGACATTACAGAAAGTGAACACTATTCGAGCACATGACAATCCTGTGTGCACGCTGGTTTCATCAAACAGTATGCTCTTCAGTGGATCTCTCAAAGCGATCAAG GTGTGGGATATCCTGGGCACTGAGTTGAAGCTGAAGAAGGAATTGACTGGTCTCAACCACTGGGTCCGAGCACTGGTCGCCTCTCAGAACTACCTGTACAGTGGGTCATATCAGACAATCAAG ATCTGGGATATCCGCACTCTGGAGTGTGTCCATGTGCTGCAGACCTCAGGTGGGAGTGTCTACTCCATTGCAGTGACCAATCACCACATCGTCTGTGGCACCTATGAAAATCTTATCCAT GTGTGGGATATTGAATCGAAGGAGCAGGTACGGACTCTGACTGGCCACGTGGGCACGGTGTATGCACTGGCTGTTATCTCCACTCCAGATCAAACCAAAGTGTTCAGTGCGTCCTACGACAGATCTCTCAGG GTGTGGAGTATGGATAATATGATCTGCACCCAGACTCTTCTGAGGCACCAGGGCAGTGTGACTGCTCTCGCCGTGTC
- the LOC117417946 gene encoding guanine nucleotide-binding protein G(I)/G(S)/G(O) subunit gamma-13-like, whose protein sequence is MDEMDLPQMKKEVESLKYQLAFKREKSSKTVPDLVKWIEEGVPDDPFLNPELMKANPWVEKGKCTIL, encoded by the exons ATGGATGAAATGGACCTCCCCCAGATGAAGAAAGAGGTGGAAAGCCTCAAATACCAGCTAGCCTTCAAGAGGGAGAAGTCCTCCAAGACTGTACCAGA CCTGGTGAAGTGGATTGAGGAGGGAGTTCCTGATGACCCCTTCCTTAACCCGGAGCTCATGAAGGCCAACCCGTGGGTGGAAAAGGGAAAGTGTACCATTCTTTAA